From Domibacillus sp. DTU_2020_1001157_1_SI_ALB_TIR_016, a single genomic window includes:
- a CDS encoding sigma-70 family RNA polymerase sigma factor — protein sequence MQFEQIAQQYNPMIHRIMNKLHIYKNKEDFHQVGMIALWEAYTRFDESKGEFAPFAYSTIQGRLKNALTKDAAFSDGTVLTGEPALFEGVDPEPTPEAATLVHLCGDLLEGRAKDWFNDPILGGLSNPDIARKHGVTPAAVRKWQQAAEKKLHDEFGRMR from the coding sequence ATGCAATTTGAACAAATCGCGCAGCAATACAACCCGATGATCCACCGCATCATGAACAAGCTGCATATTTACAAGAACAAAGAGGATTTTCATCAGGTAGGGATGATCGCCCTATGGGAAGCATACACACGGTTTGATGAATCGAAAGGCGAGTTTGCGCCTTTTGCGTATTCGACCATTCAGGGACGCCTGAAGAATGCGCTGACGAAAGACGCCGCGTTCAGTGACGGAACCGTTCTTACTGGTGAACCGGCTTTGTTTGAAGGAGTAGACCCGGAGCCAACGCCCGAGGCTGCAACGCTTGTTCACTTATGTGGAGACTTACTAGAAGGACGGGCGAAGGATTGGTTTAACGACCCCATTCTCGGCGGCTTGTCGAATCCGGACATCGCCAGAAAGCACGGGGTTACCCCTGCGGCCGTCCGAAAGTGGCAGCAAGCAGCCGAAAAGAAACTGCACGATGAATTTGGCCGCATGAGATGA
- a CDS encoding TetR/AcrR family transcriptional regulator: protein MAQRGRKKGSDGEASRALLLRIAADEFAEHGYHDTKISTIVRKANVTQPTFYLYFKSKEAIFEELEDLFRTKLAHLTMGSLVDEKFDDYTAFRRMEERLTKVLQFFMDHRSLARIGFCISPSAAEVKTQMAEHIEAQLREKSTAEHLYPNVDVGIVASGLVGMIERLALTKLWTGEKTAPELANNIVTVLLYGLQRNTRVSSIE from the coding sequence ATGGCGCAACGAGGAAGAAAAAAAGGTTCTGACGGGGAAGCAAGCCGTGCCCTTCTATTGCGAATCGCCGCGGATGAATTTGCAGAACATGGTTACCACGACACAAAAATTAGTACGATTGTCCGAAAAGCGAATGTCACACAGCCGACGTTTTATTTGTACTTTAAAAGCAAGGAAGCGATTTTTGAGGAGCTGGAAGACTTGTTTCGCACGAAACTTGCTCATCTCACAATGGGCAGTCTGGTGGATGAGAAGTTTGATGACTATACAGCTTTCCGCCGAATGGAAGAAAGATTAACGAAAGTCCTTCAGTTTTTTATGGACCATCGCAGTCTGGCGCGGATCGGCTTTTGTATATCCCCATCGGCAGCAGAGGTAAAAACCCAAATGGCTGAGCATATTGAAGCCCAGCTTCGTGAAAAAAGCACGGCTGAGCATTTGTATCCCAATGTGGACGTAGGCATCGTCGCCAGCGGGCTTGTCGGCATGATTGAAAGGCTGGCGCTAACGAAGCTTTGGACAGGAGAAAAAACAGCTCCTGAGCTCGCGAACAATATTGTCACAGTTTTGCTTTACGGTTTACAAAGAAACACACGCGTTTCATCAATAGAATAA
- a CDS encoding nucleoside-diphosphate sugar epimerase/dehydratase: protein MAAYQRRLSFLIGLDSVIVLFSIYIGYFILHPYLNIYSAQMLIISSIALLSSHHLFAAIYRLYHKAWEYASVGELIAIAKAVTFSVSSTAIVQLIVNHDVYIRVLLITWMLHMLLIGGSRFSWRVYRDRYIKKDHNGRKRTMIVGAGAGGSTVVRQLLMNDSELEPVLFVDDDLNKLRLEIYGVTVLGTTRNIPYLVDQHKIDNIIIAIPSLKRYQINHIYEQCTKTKAKVQIIPLLEDVFSGKVSVSQLRDVAVEDLLGRDPIELDIESIAETVTGKTVLVTGAGGSIGSEICRQISVFQPKKLVLVGHGENSIYQIDMEMRKRYKDLIDIVPVIADVQDRERMFDVLAEHSPDVVYHAAAHKHVPLMEYNPKEAVKNNIFGTKNTAEASASAGVKRFVLVSTDKAVNPTNVMGATKRVAEMVVQQLDREYPYTTFTAVRFGNVLGSRGSVIPLFKKQLAEGGPLTVTHKDMTRYFMTIPEASRLVIQSSALARGGEIFVLDMGEPVKIVDLARNLIKLSGYSEEEVGIQFSGLRPGEKMYEELLNENEIHLEQVFPKIHIGKAGVVEGEILWKFVGCLSQKENKELRDNLIQIANTKENLKEVMQEVVI, encoded by the coding sequence TTGGCTGCGTATCAACGTAGACTGTCTTTTTTAATTGGCCTTGATTCAGTGATTGTCCTATTTTCTATTTATATTGGCTATTTTATTCTGCATCCTTATTTAAACATTTATAGCGCTCAAATGTTAATCATTAGTTCGATTGCCCTTTTGTCGAGTCACCACTTGTTTGCGGCTATTTACCGCTTATACCATAAAGCGTGGGAATACGCGAGTGTTGGCGAGCTGATTGCGATTGCCAAGGCAGTGACGTTCTCGGTTTCCTCTACCGCAATCGTTCAGCTGATTGTTAATCATGATGTCTATATCCGTGTTCTGCTCATTACCTGGATGCTGCATATGTTGCTAATTGGCGGATCGCGCTTTTCGTGGCGTGTCTATCGTGACCGTTATATTAAAAAAGACCATAACGGGCGCAAGCGGACGATGATCGTTGGAGCCGGTGCAGGCGGATCAACTGTGGTACGTCAGCTGTTAATGAATGACTCAGAGCTAGAACCTGTGCTATTTGTAGATGATGATTTAAACAAGCTGCGCCTGGAAATTTACGGTGTAACTGTGCTTGGCACTACACGTAATATTCCTTATCTCGTCGACCAGCATAAGATTGATAATATCATTATCGCGATTCCATCACTGAAACGGTATCAGATCAACCACATTTACGAGCAGTGCACAAAAACAAAAGCGAAGGTCCAAATCATACCCCTTCTTGAAGATGTTTTTAGCGGCAAAGTATCCGTCAGCCAGTTGCGTGACGTAGCGGTAGAGGATTTGCTCGGGCGTGATCCGATTGAGCTTGATATTGAATCCATCGCTGAAACCGTTACCGGTAAAACGGTTTTGGTTACAGGTGCGGGCGGCTCGATCGGCTCGGAAATTTGCCGGCAGATTTCTGTATTCCAGCCAAAGAAGCTTGTGTTGGTCGGTCACGGTGAAAACAGTATTTACCAGATTGATATGGAGATGCGCAAGCGTTACAAGGATTTAATCGACATTGTGCCAGTCATTGCTGATGTACAGGATCGTGAGCGTATGTTTGATGTGCTGGCTGAACATTCACCAGATGTTGTTTATCATGCAGCAGCACATAAACATGTTCCACTGATGGAGTACAATCCGAAAGAAGCAGTAAAGAATAATATCTTTGGTACAAAAAATACGGCTGAAGCATCTGCGAGTGCAGGAGTAAAACGGTTTGTGCTCGTCTCAACCGACAAAGCTGTCAACCCTACGAACGTGATGGGTGCGACAAAGCGTGTCGCCGAAATGGTTGTCCAACAGCTGGATCGAGAATATCCTTATACGACTTTTACTGCGGTTCGATTCGGCAACGTACTTGGTTCACGCGGCTCGGTTATTCCATTGTTTAAAAAGCAACTCGCAGAAGGCGGCCCTTTAACGGTTACTCATAAAGATATGACACGGTACTTTATGACGATTCCAGAAGCTTCCCGCCTTGTCATCCAGTCGAGCGCACTCGCGCGTGGCGGTGAAATCTTTGTGCTTGATATGGGTGAACCGGTTAAAATTGTCGACCTGGCCCGTAATCTCATTAAGCTCTCCGGCTACTCTGAAGAGGAAGTCGGTATCCAATTTTCAGGACTGCGACCGGGCGAGAAAATGTATGAAGAGCTTTTGAATGAAAATGAAATTCACCTGGAACAGGTGTTTCCGAAAATTCATATTGGAAAAGCCGGTGTGGTTGAAGGAGAAATTCTTTGGAAGTTTGTCGGCTGCCTTTCACAAAAAGAGAATAAAGAACTTCGTGATAATTTAATCCAAATTGCCAATACGAAAGAAAACTTAAAAGAAGTAATGCAGGAAGTGGTTATATAA
- a CDS encoding CpsD/CapB family tyrosine-protein kinase codes for MALKRSKEKTAPGSAKRKLITNTDPKSPISEQYRTIRTNILFSSVDETLRSILVTSTSPGEGKSTTVSNLAVVFANQGKRVLLVDADLRKPTMHYTFGLQNAVGLTNVLTKQASLGQAIVSTAIEHLSALPSGPIPPNPAELLGSQSMKEFIAQAESEFDYVFFDTPPVLAVTDAQVLANQCDGTVLVINSGKTEIESAQKAKELLDAAQAKLLGAVLNNQKIADSSYYYYYGNE; via the coding sequence TTGGCTCTTAAGCGCAGCAAAGAAAAAACAGCTCCCGGTTCTGCCAAACGGAAGCTCATTACAAACACCGATCCAAAATCACCAATCTCAGAGCAGTACCGGACAATCCGGACGAATATCCTGTTTTCATCCGTTGACGAAACGCTCCGCTCGATTTTGGTGACGTCCACAAGCCCGGGAGAAGGGAAGTCGACGACCGTTTCCAATCTTGCCGTCGTATTTGCGAACCAGGGAAAACGGGTGCTGCTTGTCGATGCGGACCTTCGCAAGCCGACGATGCATTATACATTCGGCCTTCAAAACGCAGTGGGACTCACCAATGTATTAACCAAACAGGCTTCACTTGGACAAGCCATTGTCTCAACAGCCATTGAACACCTGTCCGCTCTTCCATCCGGCCCGATTCCGCCGAACCCGGCAGAGCTGCTTGGCTCTCAATCTATGAAAGAGTTTATTGCCCAGGCAGAGAGCGAATTCGACTATGTGTTTTTTGATACACCACCGGTTCTTGCGGTCACGGATGCCCAGGTGCTGGCGAATCAGTGCGATGGAACCGTCCTTGTGATCAACAGCGGCAAAACTGAAATTGAATCCGCCCAAAAAGCGAAAGAACTACTCGATGCAGCCCAGGCGAAGCTGCTCGGTGCCGTACTGAATAACCAGAAAATAGCGGATTCTTCTTATTACTATTATTACGGAAATGAATAA
- a CDS encoding tyrosine-protein phosphatase: MIDIHCHILPGVDDGARDLVKSLEMAEAAKREGITTIVATPHHKNGSYENEKASIEEDVDFLNKQLVSAGIDVKIAAGQEVRLYGELLEDYQSNKLLTVNHSTHMLVEFPSSSIPGFAEQLLFDMQLNGITPIIVHPERNAAIAENPDRLYKLIQNGALSQVTAASVNGLFGKKAKALSLQLIESNLTHFIATDAHNTTSRGFGLSKAYNEIHPDYAAYFQENAEAIFSGRYIEKEPPQHVTRRKKFLGLF; the protein is encoded by the coding sequence ATGATTGACATTCATTGCCATATACTGCCGGGTGTAGACGACGGTGCCCGTGACCTTGTAAAAAGCTTGGAAATGGCCGAAGCGGCCAAAAGAGAAGGCATTACAACCATTGTGGCGACCCCTCATCATAAAAATGGATCGTACGAAAATGAAAAAGCATCAATCGAAGAGGACGTTGACTTTTTGAATAAGCAGCTCGTCAGTGCGGGCATCGACGTCAAGATTGCTGCGGGGCAGGAAGTCCGTCTGTACGGTGAACTGCTCGAAGACTATCAATCAAATAAATTACTGACTGTAAACCACTCAACACATATGCTTGTTGAATTTCCATCCAGCTCGATTCCTGGCTTTGCGGAACAGCTGCTTTTTGACATGCAGTTAAACGGCATTACCCCAATTATTGTGCACCCAGAGCGCAATGCGGCTATTGCCGAAAACCCGGACCGCTTATACAAGCTCATTCAAAACGGAGCGCTGTCACAAGTAACGGCTGCTTCGGTAAATGGCTTGTTCGGGAAAAAAGCAAAAGCCCTCTCCTTACAGCTTATTGAGTCAAACCTGACACACTTTATTGCAACAGACGCCCACAACACGACATCTAGAGGCTTTGGCCTGTCGAAAGCCTACAATGAAATTCACCCGGACTATGCTGCGTATTTTCAGGAAAATGCGGAAGCGATTTTTTCTGGCAGATATATAGAGAAGGAACCGCCGCAGCACGTTACGCGACGGAAGAAATTTCTCGGACTATTTTAA
- a CDS encoding S-layer homology domain-containing protein, which produces MTFKKKAAAAALTPVLAASIFVSSVSAAQFPDVKTSHRAYEAVEAMVEAGVISGFPDGTFKQYQSVTRAESAILIGRALGIKVSTSTKTFTDLPSTSRAYPYVAELMKRGIFSDSSRFYPGRPLSRSEMAIILTRAFDLPASSAMPFTDVSPTHGAASYIRALAAAGITTGVGDGKYDPAGVVTRGQMAIFLNNARKFEAPVPGTPVPGTQTAAEIKAEYADDFTALQAQAEADLDVLAGQAKAELDAGADLMTVYNKYFPLASKVEAETDADFNALYTQLTAALTKAGFSASEAQSFKTAYEAAKKQMKEDLMNEIL; this is translated from the coding sequence ATGACGTTTAAAAAGAAAGCTGCGGCAGCTGCTCTAACGCCTGTGCTGGCCGCTTCTATTTTTGTTTCTTCTGTTTCCGCTGCCCAGTTTCCGGATGTTAAAACGAGCCACCGTGCTTACGAAGCGGTGGAAGCGATGGTGGAAGCGGGTGTTATTTCAGGCTTCCCGGACGGGACATTTAAGCAGTATCAATCTGTGACACGCGCGGAAAGTGCGATTTTAATTGGACGTGCACTTGGAATTAAAGTAAGCACCTCTACTAAAACTTTTACCGATCTTCCTTCCACTTCGCGTGCTTACCCATATGTAGCAGAGTTAATGAAACGCGGTATTTTCAGCGACAGCAGCCGCTTTTATCCGGGGCGTCCGCTTTCCCGCTCTGAAATGGCGATTATTTTAACACGTGCGTTTGATCTTCCAGCTTCATCCGCGATGCCGTTTACGGATGTATCGCCTACACACGGTGCCGCTTCTTATATTCGTGCACTCGCAGCAGCGGGTATTACAACTGGCGTTGGTGATGGGAAATATGACCCGGCTGGCGTCGTAACACGCGGCCAAATGGCGATCTTTTTAAACAATGCCCGCAAGTTTGAAGCACCTGTCCCAGGAACGCCGGTGCCCGGAACTCAAACAGCAGCCGAGATTAAAGCAGAATATGCAGATGATTTCACAGCTCTGCAAGCCCAAGCAGAAGCCGATTTGGACGTTCTTGCCGGCCAGGCAAAAGCCGAACTTGATGCCGGCGCTGACTTGATGACTGTCTATAACAAGTACTTTCCACTTGCTTCAAAAGTAGAAGCTGAAACAGACGCCGATTTTAATGCACTTTACACACAACTAACGGCAGCTTTAACAAAAGCCGGCTTTAGCGCTTCTGAAGCACAGTCATTTAAAACGGCATATGAAGCAGCGAAAAAGCAAATGAAAGAAGATTTAATGAACGAAATACTATAA
- a CDS encoding S-layer homology domain-containing protein: MIKKYPFSTRVAKAMMAATIALTPIVTTAGVFGTEQAEAAYVQIKDHFKDIPAFEEYAKSIKNLAKGDSDSADEAVYMKLSSKIDSADWNTLLAPVLQGNDQAKKDAVIKLLELQVKIYTGSYNEGELQTFIDEYGDVFGTQSAADYLQYLELVEAALYEEVSDNLASFNSDPTYALVSGLIDAVKGVEYKGIDNIVADVLVVTDPAVKETAGNLKSAFLTEDFTVDELKLAVMNAGLAWMSLYGKEVSSGGGGGSIPNPDPDPVPDDDGEVDSPSTPGAQVEVTPAIVTSNTGAVTATIPQSLQAQIMSHVTVQTPEVKITLPAVAQGQAATLSIPGSLAASVKSAAPNAAITVTGPAGVNYVIPINKMNLGSISAGSLKITIKPATPSERSALVSKVTAKLKGTSAASSETKAAVLVGNVTMPAPAVTVELEAVVGSQTIPLTTFGDIYVQREFPLSGTIDTNRTTGVTITSDGTVKALPTTFKTEDGQQKAVVSSLFNSDDTYTVLQSNVTFPDVNNGTNWAEKYIESLASKFIVSGTTAGTYKPDQDMTRSQFVFLLSRALGLPDTTAYDKRFSDVKGDEWFNTNGEFMAAVKYGVVAGKPNGTFAPNDKVTRVEAAAMIGRAMELGFISFDDSELDSTKKLSSFKDVKEIGASTRAEVLKVYQAGIMSGASNGEFNPNEYTKRDQMARILAEFLMKADLMEDIK; the protein is encoded by the coding sequence TTGATAAAAAAGTATCCGTTTAGCACAAGAGTAGCAAAAGCGATGATGGCCGCAACGATTGCATTGACCCCTATTGTGACAACTGCAGGCGTATTTGGAACAGAACAGGCAGAAGCTGCGTATGTTCAGATTAAAGATCATTTTAAAGATATTCCGGCGTTTGAAGAGTACGCTAAATCTATCAAGAATTTAGCGAAGGGAGATAGCGATTCTGCTGATGAAGCGGTTTATATGAAGCTTTCTTCTAAAATCGATTCGGCAGATTGGAATACTTTATTAGCGCCTGTTCTACAAGGGAATGATCAAGCTAAAAAGGATGCAGTAATAAAGCTGTTAGAACTTCAAGTGAAAATCTATACCGGTTCTTATAATGAGGGTGAATTACAAACTTTTATTGATGAGTACGGTGATGTATTTGGCACCCAGTCTGCTGCTGATTACTTACAATACCTGGAGCTTGTTGAAGCAGCACTCTATGAAGAAGTAAGTGATAATCTAGCTTCTTTTAATTCAGATCCCACCTATGCATTGGTGTCAGGATTAATCGACGCCGTTAAAGGAGTAGAATATAAAGGGATTGATAACATCGTAGCAGATGTATTAGTTGTGACAGACCCGGCAGTCAAAGAGACAGCAGGAAATCTAAAATCTGCTTTTTTGACAGAGGATTTTACAGTAGATGAGTTGAAGTTAGCAGTAATGAATGCAGGGCTTGCATGGATGAGTCTTTACGGAAAAGAAGTCAGCAGCGGTGGCGGTGGCGGCAGCATACCAAATCCTGATCCGGACCCTGTTCCAGATGATGATGGAGAAGTGGATTCGCCATCAACTCCAGGTGCGCAGGTAGAAGTAACACCAGCGATCGTGACCTCTAATACAGGCGCTGTGACAGCTACCATCCCGCAGTCGCTTCAAGCGCAGATTATGAGTCACGTAACGGTGCAAACACCGGAAGTGAAAATCACACTTCCAGCCGTCGCGCAAGGACAGGCCGCAACATTGTCCATTCCAGGCTCACTGGCTGCTTCGGTTAAATCGGCCGCTCCAAATGCAGCCATTACCGTTACAGGACCAGCTGGAGTAAACTATGTGATCCCGATTAATAAAATGAACCTGGGCAGCATCAGTGCTGGTTCATTGAAAATCACGATCAAGCCGGCGACTCCTTCAGAGCGAAGTGCTTTGGTCAGCAAAGTAACGGCCAAGTTAAAAGGAACATCCGCTGCTTCATCCGAAACAAAAGCGGCGGTGCTTGTAGGGAATGTAACCATGCCGGCACCAGCCGTGACAGTAGAACTGGAAGCGGTCGTTGGCAGCCAGACCATTCCGCTCACAACATTCGGTGACATTTACGTACAGCGTGAATTCCCGCTGTCCGGCACAATCGATACAAACCGTACAACCGGTGTAACGATTACATCAGACGGTACGGTAAAAGCATTGCCGACAACCTTTAAAACAGAGGATGGCCAGCAAAAAGCAGTGGTCAGCTCGCTCTTCAATTCTGACGATACGTACACAGTTCTTCAAAGTAATGTGACGTTCCCGGATGTGAATAATGGCACAAACTGGGCGGAGAAATACATTGAGTCCCTTGCATCTAAATTTATCGTTTCCGGTACAACAGCCGGCACATACAAGCCAGATCAGGATATGACGCGTTCACAATTTGTTTTCCTGCTCAGCCGTGCACTTGGCCTGCCGGATACAACCGCATATGACAAACGCTTTTCGGATGTAAAAGGTGACGAATGGTTTAACACGAACGGTGAATTTATGGCTGCTGTTAAATACGGTGTTGTGGCCGGTAAACCAAACGGTACATTCGCGCCAAACGACAAAGTTACACGCGTAGAAGCAGCAGCGATGATTGGCCGCGCAATGGAACTGGGCTTCATCAGCTTTGATGACAGCGAACTAGATAGCACGAAAAAGCTATCGAGCTTTAAGGACGTAAAAGAAATCGGTGCGTCGACCCGCGCTGAAGTATTAAAAGTCTATCAGGCTGGCATTATGTCCGGTGCAAGCAATGGCGAATTTAACCCGAACGAGTACACAAAACGTGACCAAATGGCACGCATTCTGGCAGAATTCTTAATGAAAGCCGATTTAATGGAAGACATTAAATAA
- the galU gene encoding UTP--glucose-1-phosphate uridylyltransferase GalU produces MKKVKKAIIPAAGLGTRFLPATKAMPKEMLPIVDKPTIQYIVEEAVASGIEDIIIVTGKGKRAIEDHFDHAFELEENLIQKEKFDLLAKVKEPSKVDIHYIRQKEPQGLGHAVWCARKFIGDEPFAILLGDDIVQADTPCLRQLMDEYEATQGSVIGVQTVPDNETHRYGIVDAGTQTGRRYNVNHFIEKPKQGTAPSNLAIMGRYILKPEIFTFLDKQERGAGGEIQLTDAIQQLNQHQPIYAYEFEGTRYDVGEKLGFIKTTIDIAMQNQELKQDVQAYLEQVLNKLKQQA; encoded by the coding sequence ATGAAAAAAGTAAAAAAAGCGATTATCCCAGCGGCAGGATTAGGTACAAGATTCCTCCCTGCTACAAAAGCGATGCCAAAAGAAATGCTACCAATTGTAGATAAGCCGACGATTCAATATATTGTCGAAGAAGCTGTAGCTTCCGGAATTGAAGACATCATTATTGTAACCGGCAAAGGAAAGCGTGCGATTGAAGACCATTTTGACCATGCATTTGAACTGGAAGAAAACTTGATTCAAAAAGAGAAGTTTGACTTGCTTGCCAAAGTAAAAGAACCATCGAAAGTCGATATTCACTACATTCGTCAAAAGGAACCACAAGGTCTCGGCCATGCGGTCTGGTGTGCCCGTAAATTTATTGGTGACGAACCATTTGCCATATTGCTGGGTGATGACATTGTCCAAGCCGACACACCATGCTTACGTCAGCTCATGGATGAATACGAAGCGACGCAAGGCTCCGTCATAGGCGTCCAAACCGTACCTGACAACGAAACACATCGGTACGGAATCGTCGATGCAGGCACACAAACCGGCAGACGCTATAATGTCAACCATTTCATCGAAAAGCCAAAACAAGGTACAGCTCCATCGAACTTAGCGATCATGGGACGCTATATTCTGAAGCCTGAGATCTTCACCTTCTTAGACAAACAAGAACGCGGTGCCGGCGGCGAGATCCAACTGACCGATGCCATCCAGCAGCTGAATCAGCATCAGCCTATATATGCCTACGAATTCGAAGGGACGCGCTACGACGTCGGCGAAAAACTCGGCTTTATCAAAACAACCATCGACATCGCCATGCAAAACCAGGAATTAAAACAAGACGTTCAGGCTTACCTGGAGCAAGTATTGAATAAGCTAAAACAACAAGCATA
- a CDS encoding YveK family protein → MEETISLKELAQTLKKRLKLIVLITVAAALISGIISYFVLTPIYQSSTQVLVNQAKTEQQLYNPAEVQTNLQLISTYNVIMKSPAILEKVAQNLDLNLTPEQLSSKITVASEQDSQVVNITVQDENPGLAADIANETARVFQEDIVNIMNVDNVSILAAAEIGENPSPVKPQPLLNIAIAIVVGLMAGVGLAFLLEYLDNTIKTEQDIEKTLGLPVLGGVTTISANSGRPAKKTPAPKAVRSETIGS, encoded by the coding sequence ATGGAAGAAACCATCAGCCTGAAGGAGCTCGCCCAAACGTTAAAAAAGAGGCTGAAATTGATCGTGTTAATCACGGTTGCAGCAGCACTTATCAGCGGTATTATCAGTTACTTTGTCCTTACCCCTATCTATCAGTCTTCTACGCAGGTGCTTGTCAACCAGGCAAAAACCGAACAGCAGCTGTATAACCCAGCCGAAGTACAGACGAATCTTCAATTGATTAGTACATATAACGTCATTATGAAGTCGCCGGCAATTCTTGAAAAAGTTGCGCAAAATCTGGACTTGAATCTGACACCGGAGCAGCTCTCATCCAAGATTACGGTTGCAAGTGAACAAGATTCACAGGTTGTGAATATTACGGTGCAGGATGAGAATCCGGGTCTTGCGGCAGACATTGCGAACGAAACAGCGCGTGTGTTCCAGGAAGATATCGTTAATATTATGAACGTTGATAACGTCAGCATCCTGGCTGCAGCAGAAATAGGAGAAAACCCGTCACCGGTAAAACCGCAGCCGCTTCTAAACATCGCGATTGCGATTGTGGTTGGTCTGATGGCCGGTGTAGGACTTGCGTTCTTGCTGGAGTATTTGGACAACACCATTAAGACAGAACAAGATATTGAGAAAACACTCGGTCTTCCTGTACTCGGCGGTGTAACGACAATTTCCGCCAACAGTGGCCGTCCTGCCAAAAAAACACCGGCACCAAAGGCCGTAAGGAGTGAAACGATTGGCTCTTAA